Proteins encoded within one genomic window of Synechococcus sp. PCC 7335:
- a CDS encoding bifunctional 2-polyprenyl-6-hydroxyphenol methylase/3-demethylubiquinol 3-O-methyltransferase UbiG yields the protein MADSEAKTSWYEWYQSFDQTHSPEARQQWYSDSTQAYRWARPSYPDSLVDQVIQKAGLSPDSSVLEIGCGPGIATASFAARGLAMQSVEPSAAACELARQACQAYPQVAIANSTFESFDLENQQFDAVLAATSFHWVSPEVACQKSAAALKPGGSLILLWATPPQPDEELRRYLQPVYEQYQLAERIRYQWQGQDYYHTNFDHFAQIVGKSGWFERTEVAIEQHQSSYSVEKYLALLTTLSDYIALDEQTRSRLLADLSTRLKERQIDDLSLMHWFGWQVAPLKGTP from the coding sequence ATGGCAGACTCCGAAGCGAAGACTAGCTGGTATGAGTGGTATCAGTCTTTTGACCAGACCCATAGCCCGGAAGCTCGGCAGCAATGGTACAGCGATTCGACGCAGGCTTATCGGTGGGCGAGACCTAGCTATCCAGATTCGTTAGTAGATCAAGTGATTCAGAAAGCGGGTCTATCACCAGATAGCTCTGTTCTAGAAATTGGCTGTGGGCCAGGGATAGCGACGGCCTCTTTTGCCGCGAGAGGGCTGGCAATGCAGAGCGTAGAGCCTAGCGCAGCGGCTTGTGAACTGGCTCGTCAGGCTTGCCAGGCTTATCCGCAGGTGGCGATCGCAAATAGCACTTTTGAGTCTTTTGATTTGGAGAACCAACAGTTTGATGCAGTCCTCGCTGCGACCTCCTTTCACTGGGTTTCACCAGAAGTCGCCTGTCAGAAATCGGCAGCAGCCCTAAAACCAGGGGGCTCGTTAATTTTGCTATGGGCGACGCCACCCCAACCGGACGAAGAGCTTAGGCGGTACTTGCAGCCAGTCTATGAGCAGTATCAGCTAGCTGAGAGAATTCGCTATCAGTGGCAAGGACAGGACTACTACCACACCAACTTCGATCATTTCGCGCAGATTGTAGGCAAATCAGGTTGGTTCGAGCGGACAGAGGTGGCGATAGAGCAGCATCAGTCTAGCTACAGCGTAGAGAAATATCTGGCTCTGCTGACTACGCTATCTGACTACATTGCGTTGGATGAACAAACGCGATCGCGCCTTCTCGCAGATCTATCAACACGGCTAAAGGAAAGGCAGATAGATGACTTGTCCCTGATGCACTGGTTTGGGTGGCAGGTGGCTCCTCTAAAGGGCACGCCATAA
- a CDS encoding type II toxin-antitoxin system VapB family antitoxin, translated as MEITLNLDEALGDEALQLTNIDTKDELIKLALRELVRSRRKKSLLDLAGQIQFAPDFDNKVLRETNHAAD; from the coding sequence ATGGAAATCACCCTTAACCTTGATGAGGCCTTGGGAGATGAAGCACTGCAGCTCACTAATATTGATACTAAAGACGAGCTGATTAAGCTGGCTCTAAGAGAACTTGTGCGATCACGTCGTAAAAAAAGCCTGCTCGATCTTGCTGGACAAATTCAGTTTGCTCCCGATTTTGACAATAAAGTCCTGCGTGAGACTAATCATGCTGCTGATTGA
- a CDS encoding NAD(P)/FAD-dependent oxidoreductase, which yields MTQSVTTRPKSPIEKTVDAVVIGSGLGGLVAGSLLARYGRRVIVFESHTLPGGAAHAFTRRHRGDTFTFDSGPSFYSGLGESGSANPLTQVLAVLGERLETIPYEPFGYYHLPEGTLPVYGNSQKYQQAIEQFSPGAAAQMAALEARLLKIYAPLKEMPSLALRADLWALPLLAKRYGRSLAALLPNLLDLSRSMGEVMAPYVSDPWLKRLLDLECFLLSGMKCEDTVAPEMAFMFGERASSVIDYPVGGSGAIVEALVRGLRRWGGQLRLGAHVQKIVVDNGKAKGVVLKNGEQINAPMVISNATRWDTYSHLLDPTELGANYRQAALSTPAVDSFMHLHLGIRADGLESVPIHHVVVHDNQKDITVPGNTCMVSIPTVLDPQQAPAGYHTVHAYTLEPFAGWQKDEHYEQKKREKAETLFRAVERIIPDLRDRIELELIGTPLTHSRFLRRHKGTYGPAISAQAGRFPSGKTPIEGLHLVGDSTLPGIGVPAVAASGILCANSLVTPKESAALLTQL from the coding sequence ATGACCCAAAGTGTAACGACTCGACCCAAATCGCCCATAGAGAAAACTGTTGACGCTGTTGTGATTGGTAGCGGACTAGGTGGACTTGTCGCAGGTTCGCTACTCGCAAGATACGGACGGCGAGTGATTGTTTTTGAAAGCCATACGCTACCTGGCGGCGCGGCGCACGCTTTCACCCGGCGACATCGAGGTGATACCTTTACGTTCGATTCTGGGCCCTCTTTTTACAGCGGGCTAGGCGAATCGGGGTCAGCCAATCCTTTAACGCAGGTGCTTGCGGTATTGGGCGAGCGTTTAGAGACCATTCCCTACGAGCCCTTTGGCTACTATCATCTGCCTGAAGGAACGCTACCCGTCTATGGCAATTCTCAAAAGTACCAGCAGGCAATCGAGCAATTTAGTCCTGGTGCGGCCGCTCAGATGGCAGCGCTAGAAGCCAGGCTACTAAAGATTTATGCGCCGCTCAAGGAAATGCCATCGTTGGCTTTACGAGCCGATCTGTGGGCGCTACCGCTATTGGCAAAGCGGTATGGGCGATCGCTCGCGGCCCTTCTACCTAACCTTCTAGATCTCAGTCGATCTATGGGCGAGGTTATGGCCCCTTACGTTAGCGATCCTTGGCTAAAACGTCTACTTGATCTTGAGTGCTTCTTGCTTTCTGGAATGAAGTGCGAGGATACTGTCGCTCCAGAAATGGCCTTTATGTTTGGAGAGCGGGCTAGCTCTGTCATTGACTATCCTGTCGGCGGCAGCGGTGCAATTGTAGAGGCGCTTGTGCGAGGACTGAGGCGTTGGGGCGGGCAATTAAGACTCGGCGCTCACGTTCAAAAAATCGTTGTAGATAACGGCAAAGCGAAGGGTGTCGTTTTGAAAAATGGTGAGCAGATCAACGCGCCTATGGTTATTTCTAATGCAACTCGCTGGGATACCTATAGCCACTTACTCGATCCAACAGAGTTAGGCGCTAACTACCGTCAAGCAGCACTTTCTACGCCAGCGGTGGATAGCTTTATGCATTTGCACTTAGGCATCAGAGCAGATGGACTAGAGTCAGTGCCTATTCACCATGTTGTTGTTCATGACAATCAAAAAGATATCACAGTACCTGGGAACACCTGTATGGTGTCTATCCCAACCGTGCTCGATCCTCAGCAGGCGCCAGCGGGCTATCACACGGTGCATGCCTACACACTAGAGCCCTTTGCTGGTTGGCAGAAAGATGAACACTACGAACAGAAGAAAAGAGAGAAGGCAGAAACGCTGTTTCGAGCGGTAGAGAGGATTATTCCTGATCTGCGCGATCGCATTGAGCTAGAGCTAATTGGCACCCCACTGACCCACAGTCGATTCCTCCGTCGACACAAAGGCACTTATGGCCCAGCCATCTCTGCCCAAGCAGGTCGATTCCCCAGCGGTAAAACCCCAATCGAAGGGCTGCATCTAGTCGGTGACAGCACTCTACCCGGTATCGGTGTGCCAGCGGTCGCCGCCTCCGGTATCCTCTGCGCTAATAGCCTAGTCACGCCGAAAGAATCTGCTGCATTACTCACCCAATTGTAG
- a CDS encoding DUF697 domain-containing protein: MQLKRPILVGGLGLSASLWLLNIVGHSPVGHVWGDSTGLLGMVAIGAGFWLFNKSKRPNVVAEMPLAVGPVDRAAIETVITKIEATLETLITELSEETRSDKSLPIWSQIAEKRKAIADLLSSLDRETLSLAVVGNRSTGKTTLISQLASYRPTSLSSFEEITEANGETALPATNSDLVLFMAAGDLTHSELQQVHTLLKAGYRLEIVLNKQDQLLPADRNSVLQQIQTRVEDLGIGVSAIAANPAAIKVRKHAENGDVEEFTEQPEPQLSSLTDKLTYLVNHERQQLVLTTTLRQAKALQVETQQLLNAQRKQRALPIVEQMQWIAAGSAFASPLPSLDLLASTAINAQLIVDLGSVYGQTFSVEQAKKAASTLAELLVKLGLVELTTQAFGSLLKAHALTYVAGGVIQGVSAAYLTRTVSLSLIEFFEEQSLLSEKERTFAFAEMGERLQALFKATKQGMGLQAFLQQALSHLPTKAKTAAV, encoded by the coding sequence ATGCAACTGAAACGTCCCATTCTAGTCGGTGGTCTAGGTCTTTCAGCCAGCTTATGGCTATTGAATATTGTGGGTCATTCTCCAGTGGGGCATGTGTGGGGAGATAGTACTGGTTTGCTAGGAATGGTCGCAATCGGCGCAGGCTTCTGGCTGTTTAATAAATCGAAGCGGCCTAACGTAGTAGCTGAGATGCCTTTGGCTGTTGGCCCTGTAGATAGAGCGGCCATTGAAACCGTCATCACAAAGATAGAAGCTACTTTAGAGACGCTGATTACAGAACTTTCTGAAGAGACCAGGTCAGACAAGTCTTTGCCTATTTGGTCACAAATCGCAGAAAAGAGAAAGGCGATCGCCGATCTTCTTTCCAGTTTAGATAGAGAGACCCTTTCTTTAGCTGTAGTTGGCAACAGGTCTACTGGAAAAACAACGCTAATCTCGCAGTTGGCGAGTTATAGGCCAACTTCGCTTTCAAGTTTCGAAGAGATCACAGAAGCTAACGGAGAGACAGCCCTACCTGCTACTAACTCAGATCTAGTCCTTTTCATGGCGGCTGGCGACTTGACCCACTCTGAGCTTCAGCAAGTTCATACCTTGCTGAAGGCGGGCTATCGGCTAGAGATCGTTTTGAATAAGCAAGACCAGCTGCTGCCGGCAGATAGGAACTCTGTATTGCAGCAGATTCAGACGCGGGTAGAAGATTTAGGCATTGGGGTGAGTGCGATCGCTGCTAACCCTGCCGCTATCAAAGTCCGCAAGCATGCAGAGAATGGCGATGTAGAAGAATTTACCGAACAGCCTGAACCGCAGCTCTCCAGTCTCACAGATAAATTGACCTACCTTGTCAATCACGAAAGGCAGCAGCTCGTTTTAACCACAACCCTTCGCCAAGCAAAAGCGCTTCAAGTAGAAACGCAACAGTTACTAAATGCGCAAAGAAAGCAGAGAGCCCTGCCTATTGTTGAACAAATGCAGTGGATCGCCGCGGGTAGTGCTTTCGCAAGTCCTCTGCCTAGTCTAGACTTACTGGCTTCTACGGCGATTAATGCACAGCTTATCGTTGATTTAGGCAGTGTTTACGGGCAGACTTTCTCTGTAGAACAGGCCAAGAAAGCTGCAAGTACCCTAGCAGAGCTGTTAGTTAAACTTGGTCTGGTTGAACTCACGACACAGGCATTTGGTAGCTTGCTAAAGGCACATGCGCTTACCTACGTCGCTGGCGGTGTCATTCAAGGGGTCAGCGCCGCTTACCTAACTCGAACTGTTAGCCTGAGCCTAATCGAATTTTTTGAAGAACAAAGTCTACTTTCAGAGAAAGAGAGAACGTTTGCTTTTGCTGAGATGGGTGAGCGTTTGCAAGCGCTTTTCAAAGCAACAAAGCAAGGTATGGGACTACAAGCTTTCCTTCAGCAAGCCTTGTCACATTTACCCACCAAGGCAAAAACAGCAGCGGTTTAG
- a CDS encoding peptidoglycan-binding protein: MAANLPVDELLLEPLHEGDRGPAVAQLQARLAELNAYSSQITGLFDVTTKRALTDFQADYGITEEAGFFGPQTWYALTFWSHETELPTSLFAIGLPLKSWLLQLFAAAAVQPEPLLSSVGNRPEIAPGKILFWPFTNPFAQKVPFS; encoded by the coding sequence ATGGCTGCTAATTTGCCCGTCGATGAGCTATTGCTTGAGCCCCTACACGAGGGCGATCGCGGTCCGGCCGTTGCTCAACTGCAGGCTAGACTCGCTGAGCTAAATGCCTACTCTAGCCAGATTACAGGCCTGTTCGATGTAACTACAAAGCGAGCGCTTACTGATTTTCAAGCTGACTATGGGATTACCGAAGAAGCTGGTTTCTTTGGGCCTCAAACCTGGTACGCGCTTACTTTTTGGAGCCATGAGACTGAACTACCGACCTCTTTGTTCGCGATAGGACTGCCTCTCAAGTCTTGGCTATTACAGCTCTTTGCTGCTGCTGCCGTTCAACCGGAGCCTTTACTCTCTAGCGTGGGAAACCGACCAGAAATCGCACCCGGTAAGATTCTGTTTTGGCCATTTACAAACCCATTTGCGCAGAAAGTCCCTTTTAGCTAG
- a CDS encoding cytochrome P450, whose protein sequence is MQTLPRPVALPKLKQLTNWIARPYDYLDECAKTYGDTFTMHLFGFEPLVFLSDPQAIKEIFAADAKCFEAGRSQELLRPVVGDNSLLLLDGERHKRDRKLLMPSFHGAKVKAYADTICEIAGEISSSWQPNQQILASEVMPEITLEVILQTVFGLREGDRYQQLKTLLVRWLDLTGSPLSSSMLFFRWFQQDWGSWSPWGKMVRLKRQVYDLLQSEIDDRRAQIAAENESESGDDVLGLMLLARDEDGQPMQDIELKDELVTMLFAGHETTAIALTWAMYWIHKLPDVKAKLMAELDSLGEDADSMAIASLPYLSAVASETLRIYPIAPIAAPRIATEEVTINGHTFPPNTYLAPAIYSVHHRPDLYPNPKEFKPERFLNRQFSSSEFIPFGGGARRCLGYALAKLEINLVLATLLTQHAFKLANDDPVTPRRRGVVLATSDGVPLAIQS, encoded by the coding sequence ATGCAAACACTTCCTCGCCCGGTGGCGCTCCCGAAGCTCAAGCAGTTGACGAACTGGATTGCTAGGCCCTATGACTATCTCGATGAATGTGCCAAAACCTACGGCGATACATTTACAATGCATCTCTTTGGCTTTGAGCCGCTGGTGTTTTTGAGCGACCCGCAGGCGATCAAGGAGATTTTCGCAGCAGATGCGAAGTGTTTTGAGGCCGGGCGCAGTCAAGAACTGCTGAGGCCTGTGGTGGGTGATAATTCTTTGCTGCTGCTAGATGGAGAGCGGCACAAACGCGATCGCAAGCTACTGATGCCGTCTTTTCATGGCGCCAAAGTCAAAGCCTACGCTGATACCATCTGTGAAATTGCAGGAGAAATTAGCAGTTCGTGGCAGCCGAATCAACAGATCCTAGCGAGTGAGGTGATGCCAGAAATCACGTTAGAAGTGATCTTGCAGACGGTGTTTGGTCTGCGCGAAGGTGATCGCTACCAGCAGCTCAAAACGCTTCTGGTTAGGTGGCTAGATCTAACGGGCTCTCCGCTTAGCTCTAGCATGCTATTCTTCCGCTGGTTTCAGCAAGACTGGGGAAGCTGGAGCCCTTGGGGAAAGATGGTGCGGCTAAAGCGACAGGTATACGATCTGCTTCAGTCTGAAATCGACGATAGACGGGCTCAGATTGCGGCGGAAAATGAAAGCGAATCGGGGGATGACGTTCTAGGTTTGATGCTGCTGGCGCGTGACGAAGACGGTCAGCCGATGCAAGATATTGAGCTAAAAGATGAGCTGGTGACGATGCTGTTTGCAGGTCATGAAACCACCGCGATCGCACTCACCTGGGCGATGTATTGGATACACAAATTGCCTGATGTGAAAGCGAAACTGATGGCTGAGTTGGACAGTTTGGGAGAAGATGCGGATTCGATGGCGATCGCCTCTCTTCCTTACCTTAGTGCCGTTGCCTCAGAAACCCTGCGAATATATCCCATCGCGCCCATTGCCGCCCCTCGCATCGCCACCGAAGAGGTCACCATCAACGGTCACACCTTCCCACCCAACACCTACCTCGCCCCTGCTATCTACTCAGTTCATCACCGCCCGGATCTTTATCCCAATCCCAAAGAATTCAAGCCCGAACGCTTCCTAAACAGGCAGTTTTCGTCCTCAGAATTTATCCCCTTTGGTGGCGGCGCTCGCCGCTGCCTCGGCTACGCCCTCGCTAAGCTAGAAATCAACCTGGTGCTGGCAACCCTACTGACTCAGCACGCCTTCAAACTGGCTAATGATGATCCCGTTACGCCGAGACGACGAGGAGTTGTATTAGCAACAAGCGATGGCGTACCTTTGGCCATCCAGTCATAA
- a CDS encoding HAD family phosphatase: MTLKAVLFGFNGVMINDEEIRQALSNQLLLDENLRPDADDYKQVCIGRSDRACLKALFAQRGRTTSDEALDKMLAKKSMAYKAWLDGLDKLPLYPGLHDLIFRCRAADIKMAIVTGSSRQQVTDVLTYTEWAEYFSTIVSGDDVPPNGSKPAPDAYLLVIERLNQMNPGWNLQPSECIAIEDSFAGIESAKRADIPVVGVAHTYPNHILQRRSTWVVDYLREIKLDWIGEMFDYLPNKEQA, from the coding sequence ATGACTTTAAAGGCAGTACTCTTTGGTTTCAACGGCGTCATGATCAACGACGAGGAGATTCGTCAAGCTTTGAGCAACCAGCTGTTGCTAGACGAGAACTTGCGCCCAGATGCTGATGACTACAAACAGGTCTGTATCGGGAGGAGCGATCGCGCCTGTCTAAAAGCACTGTTTGCTCAAAGGGGCCGTACGACAAGTGATGAAGCCCTAGACAAGATGCTGGCAAAAAAATCGATGGCCTACAAAGCCTGGTTAGATGGCTTAGATAAGCTGCCGCTCTATCCAGGACTGCACGATTTAATCTTTCGTTGCCGAGCTGCTGATATCAAAATGGCAATTGTCACAGGTAGCTCTCGGCAGCAGGTCACTGACGTACTTACTTACACAGAGTGGGCCGAATACTTTTCTACGATTGTTTCAGGTGATGATGTTCCCCCTAACGGCAGTAAACCTGCGCCGGATGCCTACCTGCTAGTAATCGAACGGTTGAATCAGATGAATCCTGGCTGGAACCTACAGCCTAGCGAATGTATTGCAATTGAAGACTCCTTTGCCGGTATCGAATCAGCCAAGCGCGCTGATATTCCAGTAGTCGGTGTGGCTCATACCTATCCCAACCACATATTACAGCGGCGCAGCACTTGGGTTGTAGACTATCTACGAGAGATAAAGTTGGACTGGATTGGTGAGATGTTCGACTATCTTCCGAATAAAGAGCAAGCCTAA
- a CDS encoding Rieske 2Fe-2S domain-containing protein: protein MSISKGITREVSEDDAAVLSEEVLPKEMLPGAPWLLAHKSMLSVNQPVKVSLYGCDYVLWKDSNGTVQALPNCCPHMSAMLSEGWCAAQTDGSSKIVCPFHALAFDGAGCTVLPESQQGRTLPQMQPLDLVVQGDFIWSYGGAEPKIPIPDVLNEIVRNYQLVGVAGEVVVDTPLLPMLLNMHDYNHQNGTHREMFRIKEVRFERFVDKGHYSEAFMRMPKAASTLGEILKNPAVLMMPKMIEALLENYFPSIVVFHGESFAGPIVQCHFFVPESAQRTRTYVLLFSQPKSPIFWLIKDSFLKLVATVVEQDADILSKLYTEQPQKIKLNNEVGMDWVRRNFESWPEIAPPNLSR, encoded by the coding sequence ATGTCTATTTCCAAAGGAATAACCCGTGAAGTATCAGAGGATGATGCTGCCGTACTGTCAGAAGAAGTACTGCCAAAGGAAATGCTGCCGGGTGCACCATGGCTGCTTGCACACAAGTCTATGCTGTCAGTCAACCAACCCGTCAAGGTTTCGCTATACGGATGTGACTATGTGCTATGGAAAGATAGCAACGGTACCGTTCAGGCGCTGCCTAACTGTTGTCCGCATATGAGCGCGATGCTATCTGAGGGTTGGTGCGCAGCGCAAACAGACGGGTCTAGCAAGATTGTTTGTCCGTTCCATGCGTTGGCATTTGATGGCGCAGGCTGCACTGTTTTACCAGAGAGTCAGCAGGGGAGAACGCTGCCACAGATGCAGCCTTTAGATCTAGTTGTTCAGGGCGATTTCATATGGTCTTACGGCGGAGCAGAACCCAAGATACCTATCCCTGATGTTTTGAATGAGATTGTGAGAAATTATCAGCTGGTGGGCGTTGCAGGCGAGGTAGTTGTGGATACACCGCTATTGCCGATGCTGCTAAACATGCATGATTACAATCATCAGAACGGTACGCATCGAGAGATGTTTCGAATCAAGGAAGTGCGCTTCGAGCGGTTTGTAGACAAAGGACATTATTCAGAGGCATTTATGAGAATGCCAAAGGCAGCTTCGACCCTTGGAGAAATTCTGAAGAATCCGGCGGTTCTGATGATGCCGAAGATGATAGAGGCACTGCTAGAAAATTATTTTCCTTCGATTGTGGTTTTCCATGGTGAGAGCTTTGCAGGGCCGATCGTTCAGTGCCATTTCTTTGTACCTGAGTCAGCGCAGCGGACTCGCACATACGTACTGTTATTTTCTCAGCCAAAGTCTCCCATCTTTTGGCTCATTAAAGACTCTTTTCTAAAGCTTGTGGCTACGGTAGTCGAGCAAGACGCTGATATTTTGAGTAAGCTTTACACGGAGCAGCCTCAAAAGATAAAGCTGAACAACGAAGTTGGTATGGACTGGGTGCGACGCAATTTTGAAAGCTGGCCGGAGATAGCACCACCTAACCTATCTCGATAG
- a CDS encoding GTP-binding protein produces MSSPVQPAPNQLVEQARTSLRQAIDRYIPQLKMTQLSEQELTRQAAVKSGIDRLSALMNKLDSSLLRVAVFGLVSRGKSAVINALLGENILETGPLNGVTQWPRSVYWVPTDSRSHFGQSDFGRQPLKLELIDTPGLDEIEGQSRSKMAQEVAQQADLILFVVSGDITQTEYLALQELYATRKPLLLVFNKVDLYPETDRTTVADNLQTLWREAEESANLPQGARLVDDIVMISAAPAPLQVRVEWPDGRITEEWENPPPQIEPLKQRLLEIVAEEGPTLIALNALRQASIVEENLSKETAELNQAGADELIWKYAKYKAIAVAFNPIALLDLLGGISSDMVMIRALSQLYGFPMTRFEATKLWQSIIGSSGTLLLSEFGTSLLLGFGKSGAAIWSAFESFSGLSAYAGAMSAQAGAAGYGTFAVGQAAKVYLQQGCTWGPKGVNTVMQNILSQAKTDSTLERLQAEIKETIGSSQPKADPEIS; encoded by the coding sequence ATGTCCTCACCGGTACAGCCTGCGCCTAACCAGCTTGTCGAACAAGCTCGCACCAGCCTGAGACAGGCGATAGATCGCTATATTCCACAGCTCAAGATGACTCAGCTTTCTGAACAGGAGCTGACTCGTCAAGCCGCAGTCAAAAGTGGCATAGATCGGCTGAGTGCTTTGATGAACAAGCTAGATAGCTCGCTGCTTAGGGTTGCCGTCTTTGGCCTAGTCAGTCGAGGGAAATCAGCAGTTATTAATGCCCTTCTGGGTGAAAATATTCTAGAAACTGGCCCACTCAATGGCGTAACTCAATGGCCTCGTTCGGTTTATTGGGTGCCTACCGATAGTCGATCGCACTTTGGTCAATCGGATTTTGGAAGACAACCTCTAAAGCTAGAATTAATTGATACACCTGGGCTAGACGAGATAGAAGGTCAGTCTCGTAGCAAAATGGCCCAAGAGGTTGCACAGCAAGCAGATCTCATTTTGTTTGTAGTTTCTGGCGATATTACTCAAACCGAATATCTCGCACTTCAAGAACTCTATGCCACTCGAAAGCCCCTACTGCTAGTCTTCAACAAAGTCGATCTGTACCCAGAGACGGATAGGACCACCGTTGCTGACAACTTACAGACGCTATGGCGAGAGGCAGAAGAAAGCGCTAACCTTCCTCAGGGCGCTAGGCTAGTCGATGATATTGTGATGATCTCTGCTGCCCCTGCTCCGCTTCAAGTGCGAGTGGAGTGGCCAGATGGCCGAATCACAGAGGAATGGGAAAACCCCCCGCCACAAATTGAGCCCCTAAAACAGAGGCTGTTGGAGATTGTGGCCGAAGAAGGTCCGACATTGATTGCGCTGAATGCGCTTAGGCAAGCGAGCATTGTTGAAGAAAACTTGTCGAAGGAAACTGCTGAGCTGAATCAGGCAGGCGCCGACGAGCTGATCTGGAAATATGCCAAGTACAAGGCGATCGCGGTTGCTTTTAATCCCATTGCCCTACTTGATTTACTTGGTGGTATCAGCTCCGATATGGTGATGATTCGGGCGCTTTCGCAGCTCTATGGCTTTCCAATGACCCGGTTTGAAGCGACTAAGCTGTGGCAGTCCATTATCGGCAGCTCTGGCACGCTATTACTCAGTGAGTTTGGCACTAGTCTGCTGTTAGGCTTTGGCAAGAGTGGGGCAGCTATCTGGAGCGCATTCGAAAGCTTTTCTGGGCTGAGCGCTTACGCTGGAGCGATGAGCGCTCAAGCAGGAGCAGCAGGCTATGGAACCTTTGCCGTCGGACAAGCCGCTAAGGTCTACTTGCAGCAAGGCTGCACCTGGGGGCCAAAAGGTGTCAATACCGTCATGCAGAACATCCTTTCTCAAGCCAAAACCGATTCCACGCTAGAAAGATTACAGGCGGAGATTAAAGAGACGATCGGTAGTTCACAGCCGAAGGCAGATCCTGAAATCTCTTAG
- a CDS encoding TetR/AcrR family transcriptional regulator has protein sequence MASEKPLQEASQRRQPQQQRSQERVEKVLRAAAEVFWEVGYDAATTRDIARRANTAVGTLYRFFPNKLAIFHALEKQHRQSVEAIQSSIVTPEFMRQPLDLMIASMVETFAKYFEDLGPRVVYTQYYLNPEIFIHFDETVDYSFIRRLAIALRIRNPTLPIDKSELLAEVCHRSFNALFLSALRSSPSHRDCLYQELRTLLTSYLHPYDSQGPSRPDMTPAATASPSTVFTQTHQLNHRQQKALSYLQTHSSLTIQTFETLCPMPSRRTLQRDLKQLIEKDLLYTEGETNQLTYYLRRTG, from the coding sequence ATGGCATCAGAAAAACCACTGCAAGAAGCATCGCAACGTCGCCAACCGCAGCAACAGCGAAGCCAAGAACGAGTTGAGAAAGTTCTCAGAGCTGCTGCTGAAGTTTTCTGGGAAGTAGGGTATGATGCTGCGACAACTCGCGACATTGCCAGGCGTGCGAACACTGCTGTTGGTACGCTCTACCGCTTCTTTCCTAACAAGCTCGCTATCTTCCACGCGCTTGAGAAGCAGCATCGACAAAGCGTTGAAGCGATTCAGTCCTCTATAGTGACGCCTGAATTCATGCGACAGCCTTTGGATTTGATGATTGCTTCGATGGTCGAAACTTTCGCTAAGTATTTTGAGGACTTGGGGCCTAGGGTTGTCTATACCCAGTACTATCTCAACCCAGAAATATTTATTCACTTCGATGAGACCGTTGACTATAGCTTCATTCGACGGCTGGCGATCGCACTACGCATACGCAACCCAACTCTCCCTATAGACAAAAGCGAACTCCTCGCCGAAGTCTGTCATCGCTCCTTCAATGCGCTTTTTTTGTCTGCTCTTAGAAGCAGTCCATCTCATCGGGATTGCCTTTACCAGGAGCTGAGGACGCTTCTTACAAGCTATCTGCATCCCTACGATAGCCAAGGTCCTTCACGTCCAGATATGACACCTGCAGCTACCGCTTCACCCTCTACCGTTTTCACCCAAACCCACCAACTCAACCACCGCCAACAAAAGGCACTATCATATCTTCAAACCCATAGCTCACTCACTATTCAGACCTTTGAAACCCTATGTCCTATGCCCTCTCGCCGTACCCTTCAGCGAGATCTTAAGCAGCTGATTGAAAAAGATCTTCTCTATACAGAAGGCGAAACAAACCAGCTAACTTATTACCTAAGAAGAACAGGCTAA